A section of the Candidatus Latescibacterota bacterium genome encodes:
- a CDS encoding TldD/PmbA family protein produces MSGQRMEERDIALRALAAARRAGADEADLRLEWGREFTAQLRLGELEVLKEATSRSLLLRVYKDRKKAVVAVTEPDPANLDALAAEAVALAGACAPDEHHRLPEPERYASELAALDLHDASGGPDTARRIQLAREVEQAALDADPRIDNSQGAGFAAGDGELLYLTSNGFEGRFRSSQFSLSVMPVARDAAGERVTDGWAKRSRHFDDLDDPSTLGAEAARRVLRRLDAGAAPTGRYPVIFEPRMAARIVGMLFRCLCGDLVWRGRSYLSQRLDSRVASDHLTLVDDPLRPRGLGSRPWDGEGLPCRRLAFVDRGTLRQFATDLESARRLDSPATGHGVWGGGVAPSNLYLEPGEKSPEQLIRETERGLYVTGMMGGGFQPTSGHWSQGCTGLWIENGEIAQPVREVTVAGDFDAILGAVDGVANDLDPSLGAVVSPTLRVAEMAVGGR; encoded by the coding sequence ATGAGCGGGCAGCGGATGGAAGAGCGCGACATCGCCCTGCGGGCCCTCGCGGCCGCGCGGCGCGCGGGCGCGGACGAGGCGGACCTGCGTCTCGAGTGGGGGCGCGAATTCACCGCACAGCTGCGGCTGGGCGAGCTGGAGGTGCTCAAGGAGGCCACGAGCCGCAGCCTGCTGCTGCGCGTCTACAAGGACCGCAAGAAGGCCGTGGTGGCCGTCACCGAGCCCGATCCGGCGAACCTCGACGCCCTCGCGGCGGAGGCCGTGGCCCTCGCCGGCGCCTGCGCGCCGGACGAGCACCACCGGCTGCCCGAGCCCGAGCGCTATGCCAGCGAACTCGCGGCGCTGGATCTGCACGACGCCAGCGGCGGTCCCGACACGGCGCGGCGCATCCAGCTGGCGCGCGAGGTCGAGCAGGCCGCCCTCGACGCGGACCCGCGCATCGACAACAGCCAGGGCGCCGGCTTCGCCGCCGGCGACGGCGAGCTGCTCTACCTCACCAGCAACGGCTTCGAGGGACGCTTCCGCTCGAGCCAGTTCTCGCTCTCGGTGATGCCGGTGGCGCGCGACGCCGCCGGCGAGCGGGTCACCGACGGCTGGGCGAAGCGGAGCCGTCACTTCGACGATCTCGACGACCCCTCCACCCTGGGCGCCGAGGCCGCCCGCCGCGTGCTCCGCCGCCTGGACGCCGGCGCCGCGCCCACGGGACGCTACCCCGTGATCTTCGAGCCCCGCATGGCCGCCAGGATCGTGGGCATGCTCTTCCGCTGCCTCTGCGGCGACCTCGTCTGGCGCGGCCGCAGCTATCTGTCCCAGCGCCTCGATTCGCGCGTGGCCTCGGATCACCTGACCCTCGTCGACGATCCCCTGCGCCCCCGCGGTCTCGGCAGCCGGCCCTGGGACGGCGAGGGCCTGCCCTGCCGCCGTCTGGCCTTCGTGGACCGCGGCACGCTGCGGCAGTTCGCCACCGACCTGGAGAGCGCGCGGCGCCTCGACAGCCCCGCCACCGGCCACGGCGTCTGGGGCGGCGGCGTGGCGCCGAGCAACCTCTACCTCGAGCCCGGCGAGAAGAGCCCCGAGCAGCTGATCCGCGAGACGGAGCGCGGCCTCTACGTGACCGGCATGATGGGCGGCGGCTTCCAGCCCACCAGCGGCCACTGGTCCCAGGGCTGCACCGGCCTGTGGATCGAGAACGGCGAGATCGCCCAGCCCGTGCGGGAAGTCACGGTGGCCGGCGACTTCGACGCGATCCTGGGGGCGGTGGACGGCGTCGCGAACGATCTGGATCCCAGCCTGGGCGCGGTCGTCTCTCCCACCCTGCGGGTGGCGGAGATGGCCGTGGGCGGGCGCTAG